One region of Skermanella mucosa genomic DNA includes:
- a CDS encoding transposase, translating to MNLSTRPGHPPADPRVLAALWLYATVEGVGSARELARLYDEHAAYQWLCGGMSVNHKTLADFRVGHAEVIERLLTEGFAALRHAGVASLGPVVQDGMRVRAGAGAASFRRPPILRDCLREAEAAVARQRRDLAAGPAAASRRWKPARASAEAPERLRSSSITTMRSDAQPSCRARSTRPYCRRVDS from the coding sequence GTGAATCTTTCGACCCGGCCGGGGCATCCGCCGGCGGACCCGCGGGTGCTGGCGGCGCTGTGGCTCTACGCCACCGTCGAGGGTGTCGGCAGCGCGCGCGAGCTGGCCCGGCTGTACGACGAGCACGCGGCCTACCAGTGGCTGTGCGGCGGCATGAGTGTCAATCACAAGACCCTGGCGGACTTCCGGGTCGGCCATGCCGAGGTGATCGAGCGCCTGCTCACCGAAGGCTTCGCCGCCCTGCGGCATGCCGGCGTTGCCAGCCTGGGCCCGGTCGTCCAGGACGGCATGCGGGTGCGGGCCGGCGCGGGCGCGGCGTCGTTCCGGCGCCCGCCGATCCTGCGCGACTGCCTGCGCGAGGCCGAGGCGGCGGTGGCCCGGCAGCGCCGCGACCTGGCAGCCGGCCCGGCCGCGGCCAGCCGGCGCTGGAAGCCCGCCCGGGCCTCGGCCGAGGCGCCGGAGCGGCTGAGGTCCTCGTCGATCACGACGATGCGCTCGGACGCCCAGCCGAGCTGCCGCGCCCGATCGACCAGGCCATACTGCAGGCGGGTCGATTCCTGA